The DNA region TTAATTTTATCAAAGGATACCACTGTAACGTCGCCTGCTGATTATAAACAGGAAAATGATGTTGTTCGTGTAAAATCTAAAATTGTGAAACTTCCGATGTCGGTAGAAACTTTTACAATTGATTTGAATAATTATCGTCCAAAGGGTGATGCGATTGATGTTCGTTTGATGTGGGACCGCACCATGGTTTCTTTTACTGTTTCTGCCAATATTGATGCGAAAATCATGGCTCAGATTGAAACTGAAATGAAAGGTGAAAAGAAGCCGTATTATCAGGCTGCCCGTTATTATTTTGAAAACGGTAAAGATTTAAAGAAGGCTTTAGAGTGGATTACAGAAGCTGTAAATCAACGTCCGGATGCCTATTGGATTATTTTGATGAAAGCTAAAATTCAAAAAGAATTAAAGGATTACGATGGTGCCATTGCTACTGCGAAATTATCCATTGAAAAGGCGAAGGCTGATCAAAATGATGATTACGTAAAAATGAATGAGCAATTAATCGCTGAGTGCGAGAAGTTGAAAATGAAAAAATAAGAATAGCTTCATGAATAAAAAAGGACTGTCATTTGGCAGTCCTTTTTGTTTTACTATATGTTGAAGTGTTTTTTGAAGTTTTACTTTTTTTATTTTTTTTCAGGTAATCTATTTCCCGACTGAGCTCTTCAATTTTTTTATTCAGCATCTCAATTTGCGTTTCCTGCATTTTTTTTGATTCTTCGAGCAAATAGTATTTCTTAAAAATCTGAGAATCGATTTCAGTTTTTTCTGCTATTTTTTTCAGGCTAAAATTATTTTCCACATCATAGCTGGACTTTGGTGTGCGAAGGTCCTGTGAAAGCAGCGCAAAAAAATCTGTTTCCAGCACAACACAGATTGATCTTAATAGGAAGGTATCTATTTCTTTTCGGTCGAAAATATTGTACACCACATTTCTACTTCTGTTGATTTTTTTCGAGAAGCTGGTAACGGTCATCCCCTTATTGTATAAAGTCCTTTTGATGATTTGTCCCATGTGTACAGCCATGAAACAAAAGTACCTTGTGTGTATTTATAATTCATTTATAATTGTATCGAATTGTGATACATATGTGTAATATTTATTGTGACAGTGTAATAGATAATACACATTAATGAATAATATCAGTTACAGTTATATTTTATGGATTTCGGTGAAATTTTCGATGGAACTAAACCATTCTGTAGTTTTGATCAACGGAAACCACGATGGTTTTTTCAAAATAAAATACCTGTAGCTGGAGAATTTCCATTTTTCAGGTGATTTACAAATGCCGCTTTTAATGGGATTATTGTGGATATAGATGACCAGTTCCAGCAAATATTGAAATCCACTGATTGCTTTTCGTTGAAATGGATTCATGAACAATCCTCCTTTTCGTTTACGTTGATTATTTAATGCAATGGTATAGGAGATTTGTAGTTTGGTGATTTGATGTATGATGAGTTGATTGTATTCTCCCGGACTTAGTTCTTTAGGTTCCATATTGAGTTTGTCCCACTGGATTTCCTCTATATTCTTTGTTAATATCAAAAAATGATAGTGATTAGGCATCAGACAGAAACAGGCAACATGGGCAACGGGGGAAACAAACTGTTTGAATTTCCTTAGG from Flavobacteriales bacterium includes:
- a CDS encoding DUF2911 domain-containing protein encodes the protein MRTKNRIFTAFFGLFLAASASAQLTIPAPSPTISVEQQFATSKISLSYSRPSVKGRKIFGDLVPFDKVWRTGANGATTIYFGEEVMVNGTTIAKGKYGLLSIPGKMEWTLILSKDTTVTSPADYKQENDVVRVKSKIVKLPMSVETFTIDLNNYRPKGDAIDVRLMWDRTMVSFTVSANIDAKIMAQIETEMKGEKKPYYQAARYYFENGKDLKKALEWITEAVNQRPDAYWIILMKAKIQKELKDYDGAIATAKLSIEKAKADQNDDYVKMNEQLIAECEKLKMKK